From Pongo pygmaeus isolate AG05252 chromosome 1, NHGRI_mPonPyg2-v2.0_pri, whole genome shotgun sequence, one genomic window encodes:
- the MUTYH gene encoding adenine DNA glycosylase isoform X1, protein MIPLVSRLSRQWVRWTCAPSPGAVQAIMRKPRAAVGSGHRKQAASQEGRQKRAKNNSQAKPSACDAGLARQPEEVVLQASVSSYHVFRDLAEVTAFRGSLLSWYDQEKRDLPWRRRAEDEVDLDRRAYAVWVSEVMLQQTQVATVINYYTGWMKKWPTLQDLASASLEEVNQLWAGLGYYSRGRRLQEGARKVVEELGGHMPHTAETLQQFLPGVGRYTAGAIASIAFGQATGVVDGNVARVLCRVRAIGADPNSTLVSQQLWGLAQQLVDPARPGDFNQAAMELGATVCTPQRPLCSQCPVESLCRARQRVERERLLASRSLSSSPDVEECAANTGQCHLCLPPSEPWDQTLGVVNFPRKASRKPPREESSATCVLEQPGALGAQILLVQRPNSGLLAGLWEFPSVTWEPSEQLQRKALLQELQRWAGPLPATRLRHLGEVVHTFSHIKLTYQVYGLALEGQTPVTTVPPGARWLTQEEFHTAAVSTAMKKVFRVYQGQQPGTCMGSKRSQVSSPCSRKKPRMGQQVLDNFFRSHISTDGHSLNSAAQ, encoded by the exons GCCATCATGAGGAAGCCACGAGCAGCCGTGGGAAGTGGTCACAGGAAGCAGGCAGCCAGCCAGGAAGGGAGGCAGAAGCGTGCTAAGAACAACAGTCAGGCCAAGCCTTCTGCCTGTGATG CAGGTCTGGCCAGGCAGCCGGAAGAGGTGGTATTGCAGGCTTCTGTCTCCTCATACCATGTATTCAGAGACTTAGCTGAAGTCACAGCCTTCCGAGGGAGCCTGCTAAGCTGGTACGACCAAGAGAAACGGGACCTACCATGGAGAAGACGG GCAGAAGATGAGGTGGACCTGGACAGGCGGGCATATGCTG TGTGGGTCTCAGAGGTCATGCTGCAGCAGACCCAGGTTGCCACTGTGATCAACTACTATACCGGATGGATGAAG AAGTGGCCTACACTGCAGGACCTGGCCAGTGCTTCCCTGGAG GAGGTGAATCAACTCTGGGCTGGCCTGGGCTACTATTCTCGTGGCCGGCGGCTGCAGGAGGGAGCTCGGAAG GTGGTAGAGGAGCTAGGGGGCCACATGCCACATACAGCAGAGACCCTGCAGCAGTTCCTGCCTGGCGTGGGGCGCTACACAGCTGGGGCCATTGCCTCTATCGCCTTTGGCCAG GCAACCGGTGTGGTGGATGGCAACGTAGCACGGGTGCTGTGCCGTGTTCGAGCCATTGGTGCTGATCCCAACAGCACCCTTGTCTCCCAGCAGCTCTG GGGTCTAGCCCAGCAGCTGGTGGACCCAGCCCGGCCGGGAGATTTCAACCAAGCAGCCATGGAGCTAGGTGCCACAGTGTGTACCCCACAGCGCCCACTGTGCAGCCAGTGCCCTGTGGAGAGCCTGTGCCGAGCACGCCAGAGA GTGGAGCGGGAACGGCTCTTAGCCTCACGGAGCCTGTCGAGCAGTCCTGACGTGGAGGAGTGTG CTGCCAACACTGGACAGTGCCACCTGTGCCTGCCTCCCTCGGAGCCCTGGGACCAGACCCTGGGAGTGGTCAACTTCCCCAGAAAGGCCAGCCGCAAGCCCCCCAGGGAGGAGAGCTCTGCCACCTGTGTTCTGGAACAGCCTGGGGCCCTTGGGGCCCAAATTCTGCTGGTGCAGAGGCCCAACTCAG GTCTGCTGGCAGGACTGTGGGAGTTCCCGTCCGTGACTTGGGAGCCCTCAGAACAGCTTCAGCGCAAGGCCCTGCTGCAGGAACTACAGCGTTGGGCTGGGCCCCTCCCAGCCACGCGCCTCCGGCACCTTGGGGAG GTTGTCCACACCTTCTCTCACATCAAGCTGACATATCAAGTATATGGGCTGGCCTTGGAAGGGCAGACCCCAGTAACCACCGTACCACCAGGCGCTCGCTGGCTGACCCAGGAGGAATTTCACACCGCGGCTGTTTCCACTGCCATGAAAAAG GTTTTCCGTGTGTATCAGGGCCAACAGCCAGGGACCTGCATG GGTTCCAAAAGGTCCCAGGTGTCCTCTCCGTGCAGTCGGAAAAAGCCCCGCATGGGCCAGCAAGTCCTGGATAATTTCTTTCGGTCTCACATCTCCACTGATGGACACAGTCTCAACAGTGCAGCCCAGTGA
- the MUTYH gene encoding adenine DNA glycosylase isoform X7, with product MACKAIMRKPRAAVGSGHRKQAASQEGRQKRAKNNSQAKPSACDAGLARQPEEVVLQASVSSYHVFRDLAEVTAFRGSLLSWYDQEKRDLPWRRRAEDEVDLDRRAYAVWVSEVMLQQTQVATVINYYTGWMKKWPTLQDLASASLEEVNQLWAGLGYYSRGRRLQEGARKVVEELGGHMPHTAETLQQFLPGVGRYTAGAIASIAFGQATGVVDGNVARVLCRVRAIGADPNSTLVSQQLWGLAQQLVDPARPGDFNQAAMELGATVCTPQRPLCSQCPVESLCRARQRVERERLLASRSLSSSPDVEECAANTGQCHLCLPPSEPWDQTLGVVNFPRKASRKPPREESSATCVLEQPGALGAQILLVQRPNSGLLAGLWEFPSVTWEPSEQLQRKALLQELQRWAGPLPATRLRHLGEVVHTFSHIKLTYQVYGLALEGQTPVTTVPPGARWLTQEEFHTAAVSTAMKKVFRVYQGQQPGTCMGSKRSQVSSPCSRKKPRMGQQVLDNFFRSHISTDGHSLNSAAQ from the exons GCCATCATGAGGAAGCCACGAGCAGCCGTGGGAAGTGGTCACAGGAAGCAGGCAGCCAGCCAGGAAGGGAGGCAGAAGCGTGCTAAGAACAACAGTCAGGCCAAGCCTTCTGCCTGTGATG CAGGTCTGGCCAGGCAGCCGGAAGAGGTGGTATTGCAGGCTTCTGTCTCCTCATACCATGTATTCAGAGACTTAGCTGAAGTCACAGCCTTCCGAGGGAGCCTGCTAAGCTGGTACGACCAAGAGAAACGGGACCTACCATGGAGAAGACGG GCAGAAGATGAGGTGGACCTGGACAGGCGGGCATATGCTG TGTGGGTCTCAGAGGTCATGCTGCAGCAGACCCAGGTTGCCACTGTGATCAACTACTATACCGGATGGATGAAG AAGTGGCCTACACTGCAGGACCTGGCCAGTGCTTCCCTGGAG GAGGTGAATCAACTCTGGGCTGGCCTGGGCTACTATTCTCGTGGCCGGCGGCTGCAGGAGGGAGCTCGGAAG GTGGTAGAGGAGCTAGGGGGCCACATGCCACATACAGCAGAGACCCTGCAGCAGTTCCTGCCTGGCGTGGGGCGCTACACAGCTGGGGCCATTGCCTCTATCGCCTTTGGCCAG GCAACCGGTGTGGTGGATGGCAACGTAGCACGGGTGCTGTGCCGTGTTCGAGCCATTGGTGCTGATCCCAACAGCACCCTTGTCTCCCAGCAGCTCTG GGGTCTAGCCCAGCAGCTGGTGGACCCAGCCCGGCCGGGAGATTTCAACCAAGCAGCCATGGAGCTAGGTGCCACAGTGTGTACCCCACAGCGCCCACTGTGCAGCCAGTGCCCTGTGGAGAGCCTGTGCCGAGCACGCCAGAGA GTGGAGCGGGAACGGCTCTTAGCCTCACGGAGCCTGTCGAGCAGTCCTGACGTGGAGGAGTGTG CTGCCAACACTGGACAGTGCCACCTGTGCCTGCCTCCCTCGGAGCCCTGGGACCAGACCCTGGGAGTGGTCAACTTCCCCAGAAAGGCCAGCCGCAAGCCCCCCAGGGAGGAGAGCTCTGCCACCTGTGTTCTGGAACAGCCTGGGGCCCTTGGGGCCCAAATTCTGCTGGTGCAGAGGCCCAACTCAG GTCTGCTGGCAGGACTGTGGGAGTTCCCGTCCGTGACTTGGGAGCCCTCAGAACAGCTTCAGCGCAAGGCCCTGCTGCAGGAACTACAGCGTTGGGCTGGGCCCCTCCCAGCCACGCGCCTCCGGCACCTTGGGGAG GTTGTCCACACCTTCTCTCACATCAAGCTGACATATCAAGTATATGGGCTGGCCTTGGAAGGGCAGACCCCAGTAACCACCGTACCACCAGGCGCTCGCTGGCTGACCCAGGAGGAATTTCACACCGCGGCTGTTTCCACTGCCATGAAAAAG GTTTTCCGTGTGTATCAGGGCCAACAGCCAGGGACCTGCATG GGTTCCAAAAGGTCCCAGGTGTCCTCTCCGTGCAGTCGGAAAAAGCCCCGCATGGGCCAGCAAGTCCTGGATAATTTCTTTCGGTCTCACATCTCCACTGATGGACACAGTCTCAACAGTGCAGCCCAGTGA
- the MUTYH gene encoding adenine DNA glycosylase isoform X4, translating to MIPLVSRLSRQWAIMRKPRAAVGSGHRKQAASQEGRQKRAKNNSQAKPSACDGLARQPEEVVLQASVSSYHVFRDLAEVTAFRGSLLSWYDQEKRDLPWRRRAEDEVDLDRRAYAVWVSEVMLQQTQVATVINYYTGWMKKWPTLQDLASASLEEVNQLWAGLGYYSRGRRLQEGARKVVEELGGHMPHTAETLQQFLPGVGRYTAGAIASIAFGQATGVVDGNVARVLCRVRAIGADPNSTLVSQQLWGLAQQLVDPARPGDFNQAAMELGATVCTPQRPLCSQCPVESLCRARQRVERERLLASRSLSSSPDVEECAANTGQCHLCLPPSEPWDQTLGVVNFPRKASRKPPREESSATCVLEQPGALGAQILLVQRPNSGLLAGLWEFPSVTWEPSEQLQRKALLQELQRWAGPLPATRLRHLGEVVHTFSHIKLTYQVYGLALEGQTPVTTVPPGARWLTQEEFHTAAVSTAMKKVFRVYQGQQPGTCMGSKRSQVSSPCSRKKPRMGQQVLDNFFRSHISTDGHSLNSAAQ from the exons GCCATCATGAGGAAGCCACGAGCAGCCGTGGGAAGTGGTCACAGGAAGCAGGCAGCCAGCCAGGAAGGGAGGCAGAAGCGTGCTAAGAACAACAGTCAGGCCAAGCCTTCTGCCTGTGATG GTCTGGCCAGGCAGCCGGAAGAGGTGGTATTGCAGGCTTCTGTCTCCTCATACCATGTATTCAGAGACTTAGCTGAAGTCACAGCCTTCCGAGGGAGCCTGCTAAGCTGGTACGACCAAGAGAAACGGGACCTACCATGGAGAAGACGG GCAGAAGATGAGGTGGACCTGGACAGGCGGGCATATGCTG TGTGGGTCTCAGAGGTCATGCTGCAGCAGACCCAGGTTGCCACTGTGATCAACTACTATACCGGATGGATGAAG AAGTGGCCTACACTGCAGGACCTGGCCAGTGCTTCCCTGGAG GAGGTGAATCAACTCTGGGCTGGCCTGGGCTACTATTCTCGTGGCCGGCGGCTGCAGGAGGGAGCTCGGAAG GTGGTAGAGGAGCTAGGGGGCCACATGCCACATACAGCAGAGACCCTGCAGCAGTTCCTGCCTGGCGTGGGGCGCTACACAGCTGGGGCCATTGCCTCTATCGCCTTTGGCCAG GCAACCGGTGTGGTGGATGGCAACGTAGCACGGGTGCTGTGCCGTGTTCGAGCCATTGGTGCTGATCCCAACAGCACCCTTGTCTCCCAGCAGCTCTG GGGTCTAGCCCAGCAGCTGGTGGACCCAGCCCGGCCGGGAGATTTCAACCAAGCAGCCATGGAGCTAGGTGCCACAGTGTGTACCCCACAGCGCCCACTGTGCAGCCAGTGCCCTGTGGAGAGCCTGTGCCGAGCACGCCAGAGA GTGGAGCGGGAACGGCTCTTAGCCTCACGGAGCCTGTCGAGCAGTCCTGACGTGGAGGAGTGTG CTGCCAACACTGGACAGTGCCACCTGTGCCTGCCTCCCTCGGAGCCCTGGGACCAGACCCTGGGAGTGGTCAACTTCCCCAGAAAGGCCAGCCGCAAGCCCCCCAGGGAGGAGAGCTCTGCCACCTGTGTTCTGGAACAGCCTGGGGCCCTTGGGGCCCAAATTCTGCTGGTGCAGAGGCCCAACTCAG GTCTGCTGGCAGGACTGTGGGAGTTCCCGTCCGTGACTTGGGAGCCCTCAGAACAGCTTCAGCGCAAGGCCCTGCTGCAGGAACTACAGCGTTGGGCTGGGCCCCTCCCAGCCACGCGCCTCCGGCACCTTGGGGAG GTTGTCCACACCTTCTCTCACATCAAGCTGACATATCAAGTATATGGGCTGGCCTTGGAAGGGCAGACCCCAGTAACCACCGTACCACCAGGCGCTCGCTGGCTGACCCAGGAGGAATTTCACACCGCGGCTGTTTCCACTGCCATGAAAAAG GTTTTCCGTGTGTATCAGGGCCAACAGCCAGGGACCTGCATG GGTTCCAAAAGGTCCCAGGTGTCCTCTCCGTGCAGTCGGAAAAAGCCCCGCATGGGCCAGCAAGTCCTGGATAATTTCTTTCGGTCTCACATCTCCACTGATGGACACAGTCTCAACAGTGCAGCCCAGTGA
- the MUTYH gene encoding adenine DNA glycosylase isoform X3 → MIPLVSRLSRQWAIMRKPRAAVGSGHRKQAASQEGRQKRAKNNSQAKPSACDAGLARQPEEVVLQASVSSYHVFRDLAEVTAFRGSLLSWYDQEKRDLPWRRRAEDEVDLDRRAYAVWVSEVMLQQTQVATVINYYTGWMKKWPTLQDLASASLEEVNQLWAGLGYYSRGRRLQEGARKVVEELGGHMPHTAETLQQFLPGVGRYTAGAIASIAFGQATGVVDGNVARVLCRVRAIGADPNSTLVSQQLWGLAQQLVDPARPGDFNQAAMELGATVCTPQRPLCSQCPVESLCRARQRVERERLLASRSLSSSPDVEECAANTGQCHLCLPPSEPWDQTLGVVNFPRKASRKPPREESSATCVLEQPGALGAQILLVQRPNSGLLAGLWEFPSVTWEPSEQLQRKALLQELQRWAGPLPATRLRHLGEVVHTFSHIKLTYQVYGLALEGQTPVTTVPPGARWLTQEEFHTAAVSTAMKKVFRVYQGQQPGTCMGSKRSQVSSPCSRKKPRMGQQVLDNFFRSHISTDGHSLNSAAQ, encoded by the exons GCCATCATGAGGAAGCCACGAGCAGCCGTGGGAAGTGGTCACAGGAAGCAGGCAGCCAGCCAGGAAGGGAGGCAGAAGCGTGCTAAGAACAACAGTCAGGCCAAGCCTTCTGCCTGTGATG CAGGTCTGGCCAGGCAGCCGGAAGAGGTGGTATTGCAGGCTTCTGTCTCCTCATACCATGTATTCAGAGACTTAGCTGAAGTCACAGCCTTCCGAGGGAGCCTGCTAAGCTGGTACGACCAAGAGAAACGGGACCTACCATGGAGAAGACGG GCAGAAGATGAGGTGGACCTGGACAGGCGGGCATATGCTG TGTGGGTCTCAGAGGTCATGCTGCAGCAGACCCAGGTTGCCACTGTGATCAACTACTATACCGGATGGATGAAG AAGTGGCCTACACTGCAGGACCTGGCCAGTGCTTCCCTGGAG GAGGTGAATCAACTCTGGGCTGGCCTGGGCTACTATTCTCGTGGCCGGCGGCTGCAGGAGGGAGCTCGGAAG GTGGTAGAGGAGCTAGGGGGCCACATGCCACATACAGCAGAGACCCTGCAGCAGTTCCTGCCTGGCGTGGGGCGCTACACAGCTGGGGCCATTGCCTCTATCGCCTTTGGCCAG GCAACCGGTGTGGTGGATGGCAACGTAGCACGGGTGCTGTGCCGTGTTCGAGCCATTGGTGCTGATCCCAACAGCACCCTTGTCTCCCAGCAGCTCTG GGGTCTAGCCCAGCAGCTGGTGGACCCAGCCCGGCCGGGAGATTTCAACCAAGCAGCCATGGAGCTAGGTGCCACAGTGTGTACCCCACAGCGCCCACTGTGCAGCCAGTGCCCTGTGGAGAGCCTGTGCCGAGCACGCCAGAGA GTGGAGCGGGAACGGCTCTTAGCCTCACGGAGCCTGTCGAGCAGTCCTGACGTGGAGGAGTGTG CTGCCAACACTGGACAGTGCCACCTGTGCCTGCCTCCCTCGGAGCCCTGGGACCAGACCCTGGGAGTGGTCAACTTCCCCAGAAAGGCCAGCCGCAAGCCCCCCAGGGAGGAGAGCTCTGCCACCTGTGTTCTGGAACAGCCTGGGGCCCTTGGGGCCCAAATTCTGCTGGTGCAGAGGCCCAACTCAG GTCTGCTGGCAGGACTGTGGGAGTTCCCGTCCGTGACTTGGGAGCCCTCAGAACAGCTTCAGCGCAAGGCCCTGCTGCAGGAACTACAGCGTTGGGCTGGGCCCCTCCCAGCCACGCGCCTCCGGCACCTTGGGGAG GTTGTCCACACCTTCTCTCACATCAAGCTGACATATCAAGTATATGGGCTGGCCTTGGAAGGGCAGACCCCAGTAACCACCGTACCACCAGGCGCTCGCTGGCTGACCCAGGAGGAATTTCACACCGCGGCTGTTTCCACTGCCATGAAAAAG GTTTTCCGTGTGTATCAGGGCCAACAGCCAGGGACCTGCATG GGTTCCAAAAGGTCCCAGGTGTCCTCTCCGTGCAGTCGGAAAAAGCCCCGCATGGGCCAGCAAGTCCTGGATAATTTCTTTCGGTCTCACATCTCCACTGATGGACACAGTCTCAACAGTGCAGCCCAGTGA
- the MUTYH gene encoding adenine DNA glycosylase isoform X2 yields the protein MIPLVSRLSRQWVRWTCAPSPGAVQAIMRKPRAAVGSGHRKQAASQEGRQKRAKNNSQAKPSACDGLARQPEEVVLQASVSSYHVFRDLAEVTAFRGSLLSWYDQEKRDLPWRRRAEDEVDLDRRAYAVWVSEVMLQQTQVATVINYYTGWMKKWPTLQDLASASLEEVNQLWAGLGYYSRGRRLQEGARKVVEELGGHMPHTAETLQQFLPGVGRYTAGAIASIAFGQATGVVDGNVARVLCRVRAIGADPNSTLVSQQLWGLAQQLVDPARPGDFNQAAMELGATVCTPQRPLCSQCPVESLCRARQRVERERLLASRSLSSSPDVEECAANTGQCHLCLPPSEPWDQTLGVVNFPRKASRKPPREESSATCVLEQPGALGAQILLVQRPNSGLLAGLWEFPSVTWEPSEQLQRKALLQELQRWAGPLPATRLRHLGEVVHTFSHIKLTYQVYGLALEGQTPVTTVPPGARWLTQEEFHTAAVSTAMKKVFRVYQGQQPGTCMGSKRSQVSSPCSRKKPRMGQQVLDNFFRSHISTDGHSLNSAAQ from the exons GCCATCATGAGGAAGCCACGAGCAGCCGTGGGAAGTGGTCACAGGAAGCAGGCAGCCAGCCAGGAAGGGAGGCAGAAGCGTGCTAAGAACAACAGTCAGGCCAAGCCTTCTGCCTGTGATG GTCTGGCCAGGCAGCCGGAAGAGGTGGTATTGCAGGCTTCTGTCTCCTCATACCATGTATTCAGAGACTTAGCTGAAGTCACAGCCTTCCGAGGGAGCCTGCTAAGCTGGTACGACCAAGAGAAACGGGACCTACCATGGAGAAGACGG GCAGAAGATGAGGTGGACCTGGACAGGCGGGCATATGCTG TGTGGGTCTCAGAGGTCATGCTGCAGCAGACCCAGGTTGCCACTGTGATCAACTACTATACCGGATGGATGAAG AAGTGGCCTACACTGCAGGACCTGGCCAGTGCTTCCCTGGAG GAGGTGAATCAACTCTGGGCTGGCCTGGGCTACTATTCTCGTGGCCGGCGGCTGCAGGAGGGAGCTCGGAAG GTGGTAGAGGAGCTAGGGGGCCACATGCCACATACAGCAGAGACCCTGCAGCAGTTCCTGCCTGGCGTGGGGCGCTACACAGCTGGGGCCATTGCCTCTATCGCCTTTGGCCAG GCAACCGGTGTGGTGGATGGCAACGTAGCACGGGTGCTGTGCCGTGTTCGAGCCATTGGTGCTGATCCCAACAGCACCCTTGTCTCCCAGCAGCTCTG GGGTCTAGCCCAGCAGCTGGTGGACCCAGCCCGGCCGGGAGATTTCAACCAAGCAGCCATGGAGCTAGGTGCCACAGTGTGTACCCCACAGCGCCCACTGTGCAGCCAGTGCCCTGTGGAGAGCCTGTGCCGAGCACGCCAGAGA GTGGAGCGGGAACGGCTCTTAGCCTCACGGAGCCTGTCGAGCAGTCCTGACGTGGAGGAGTGTG CTGCCAACACTGGACAGTGCCACCTGTGCCTGCCTCCCTCGGAGCCCTGGGACCAGACCCTGGGAGTGGTCAACTTCCCCAGAAAGGCCAGCCGCAAGCCCCCCAGGGAGGAGAGCTCTGCCACCTGTGTTCTGGAACAGCCTGGGGCCCTTGGGGCCCAAATTCTGCTGGTGCAGAGGCCCAACTCAG GTCTGCTGGCAGGACTGTGGGAGTTCCCGTCCGTGACTTGGGAGCCCTCAGAACAGCTTCAGCGCAAGGCCCTGCTGCAGGAACTACAGCGTTGGGCTGGGCCCCTCCCAGCCACGCGCCTCCGGCACCTTGGGGAG GTTGTCCACACCTTCTCTCACATCAAGCTGACATATCAAGTATATGGGCTGGCCTTGGAAGGGCAGACCCCAGTAACCACCGTACCACCAGGCGCTCGCTGGCTGACCCAGGAGGAATTTCACACCGCGGCTGTTTCCACTGCCATGAAAAAG GTTTTCCGTGTGTATCAGGGCCAACAGCCAGGGACCTGCATG GGTTCCAAAAGGTCCCAGGTGTCCTCTCCGTGCAGTCGGAAAAAGCCCCGCATGGGCCAGCAAGTCCTGGATAATTTCTTTCGGTCTCACATCTCCACTGATGGACACAGTCTCAACAGTGCAGCCCAGTGA
- the MUTYH gene encoding adenine DNA glycosylase isoform X8, with amino-acid sequence MACKAIMRKPRAAVGSGHRKQAASQEGRQKRAKNNSQAKPSACDGLARQPEEVVLQASVSSYHVFRDLAEVTAFRGSLLSWYDQEKRDLPWRRRAEDEVDLDRRAYAVWVSEVMLQQTQVATVINYYTGWMKKWPTLQDLASASLEEVNQLWAGLGYYSRGRRLQEGARKVVEELGGHMPHTAETLQQFLPGVGRYTAGAIASIAFGQATGVVDGNVARVLCRVRAIGADPNSTLVSQQLWGLAQQLVDPARPGDFNQAAMELGATVCTPQRPLCSQCPVESLCRARQRVERERLLASRSLSSSPDVEECAANTGQCHLCLPPSEPWDQTLGVVNFPRKASRKPPREESSATCVLEQPGALGAQILLVQRPNSGLLAGLWEFPSVTWEPSEQLQRKALLQELQRWAGPLPATRLRHLGEVVHTFSHIKLTYQVYGLALEGQTPVTTVPPGARWLTQEEFHTAAVSTAMKKVFRVYQGQQPGTCMGSKRSQVSSPCSRKKPRMGQQVLDNFFRSHISTDGHSLNSAAQ; translated from the exons GCCATCATGAGGAAGCCACGAGCAGCCGTGGGAAGTGGTCACAGGAAGCAGGCAGCCAGCCAGGAAGGGAGGCAGAAGCGTGCTAAGAACAACAGTCAGGCCAAGCCTTCTGCCTGTGATG GTCTGGCCAGGCAGCCGGAAGAGGTGGTATTGCAGGCTTCTGTCTCCTCATACCATGTATTCAGAGACTTAGCTGAAGTCACAGCCTTCCGAGGGAGCCTGCTAAGCTGGTACGACCAAGAGAAACGGGACCTACCATGGAGAAGACGG GCAGAAGATGAGGTGGACCTGGACAGGCGGGCATATGCTG TGTGGGTCTCAGAGGTCATGCTGCAGCAGACCCAGGTTGCCACTGTGATCAACTACTATACCGGATGGATGAAG AAGTGGCCTACACTGCAGGACCTGGCCAGTGCTTCCCTGGAG GAGGTGAATCAACTCTGGGCTGGCCTGGGCTACTATTCTCGTGGCCGGCGGCTGCAGGAGGGAGCTCGGAAG GTGGTAGAGGAGCTAGGGGGCCACATGCCACATACAGCAGAGACCCTGCAGCAGTTCCTGCCTGGCGTGGGGCGCTACACAGCTGGGGCCATTGCCTCTATCGCCTTTGGCCAG GCAACCGGTGTGGTGGATGGCAACGTAGCACGGGTGCTGTGCCGTGTTCGAGCCATTGGTGCTGATCCCAACAGCACCCTTGTCTCCCAGCAGCTCTG GGGTCTAGCCCAGCAGCTGGTGGACCCAGCCCGGCCGGGAGATTTCAACCAAGCAGCCATGGAGCTAGGTGCCACAGTGTGTACCCCACAGCGCCCACTGTGCAGCCAGTGCCCTGTGGAGAGCCTGTGCCGAGCACGCCAGAGA GTGGAGCGGGAACGGCTCTTAGCCTCACGGAGCCTGTCGAGCAGTCCTGACGTGGAGGAGTGTG CTGCCAACACTGGACAGTGCCACCTGTGCCTGCCTCCCTCGGAGCCCTGGGACCAGACCCTGGGAGTGGTCAACTTCCCCAGAAAGGCCAGCCGCAAGCCCCCCAGGGAGGAGAGCTCTGCCACCTGTGTTCTGGAACAGCCTGGGGCCCTTGGGGCCCAAATTCTGCTGGTGCAGAGGCCCAACTCAG GTCTGCTGGCAGGACTGTGGGAGTTCCCGTCCGTGACTTGGGAGCCCTCAGAACAGCTTCAGCGCAAGGCCCTGCTGCAGGAACTACAGCGTTGGGCTGGGCCCCTCCCAGCCACGCGCCTCCGGCACCTTGGGGAG GTTGTCCACACCTTCTCTCACATCAAGCTGACATATCAAGTATATGGGCTGGCCTTGGAAGGGCAGACCCCAGTAACCACCGTACCACCAGGCGCTCGCTGGCTGACCCAGGAGGAATTTCACACCGCGGCTGTTTCCACTGCCATGAAAAAG GTTTTCCGTGTGTATCAGGGCCAACAGCCAGGGACCTGCATG GGTTCCAAAAGGTCCCAGGTGTCCTCTCCGTGCAGTCGGAAAAAGCCCCGCATGGGCCAGCAAGTCCTGGATAATTTCTTTCGGTCTCACATCTCCACTGATGGACACAGTCTCAACAGTGCAGCCCAGTGA